The genomic region GCGGCCTATGCCGACAGTGGCTTGGTCCGCATTTCGGTGGTGAAGGGCGGATGGTTCATCGGCGCGAATGGCGGATGGGGCACGCTCATATTTCACGGACGGCGATATCGTTTGTCGACCGGCGGCGTCGACGCGGGCCTCGTGTTCGGTCTGTCAGAGACAACCTTTTACGGCCGGGTCAGCCACATCCGCAGGGCATCGGACATCGCCGGTGTCTATGGGGCCGCTGGGGCTGGCGCAGCGGTCGGTATCGGCGCGCGGGTGATCGAACTGACCAATGACAAGGGCGCCGTTTTACAGTTGCAAGGCCGACAAATCGGCTTGATCGCCAATCTCGACCTGAGCGGCCTCGTCATTTCGCTGCGATAGACGCGGGTCGGCTGTTGCAATGGTAAAGCCAGCTTGCGCTGGCTTGCCATATGATCATGAAAGATTTTCCTCGCAGCCATCGATCATTGGATCGGGTTTGGCAAATTCGGCGAGCGCTTGCGGCTGTGTGAGATCGACCTCCGGTCCCTTGACTTTGACGCCATAGGGTCGAAGCGCAGCGAAGGCGCGCGACAGATTTTCTGGCGTCATGCCGAGGCGTGAAGCGAGAGTTCTTTTCTCGAAAGCGATCTCGACACGGTTTCGGTTGCCTTGTTCCGCGTTCGTGCGCAAAAGCCAATTGGCGAGTCGCTCCGCGCCGGTGCGGAGCTTCAGGTTCTTCAGATCCCGCACCGCCGTTCGATAGGCGCGCGCCAGTTCGACACTGATGGCGCGCATGAATGCGGGATCCGCGGCCATGGTCGCGCGCACTTTTTCAGCAGGGATCATCAGGATGCGCGACGCTTCGAGCGTGCGGGCAGATTGCAGATAGACCTGATCGCTCAGCACGGCTGCGAGGATAAAGGTGTCGACCGGCCGCAAGAGATCGGTCGTCGTCTCGCGTCCCGCAGTTGTCGCGAACATCTCGACCTGCCCCTCCACCACAATGTGAAGGAAGTCGGCGCGATCGCGCTCTTCGATCAGCACGACGCCGGGCGGAAAGCGCTGTAAGAACCCCGCCTCTATCAGCGCCAAAAAAGTATCTTCCCGCATCAGCCGAAATAACGACAGATTGCGAATTGCGGCGATATCGTCTTGCTTCACGGCGCGGTCCCAGGGGATGGATCGAGGCGATGACATCACATCGATTGATAAATATCAATTAGTAAATATATATAAGTCAAATAGTCGGCAATATATTTCACTGATCCAGTGTAGCTGCATGGCGATACATGCGACTTCTTTGCATCGGATCAGATTAGTGATCCAAATCAAAGATGCTCTTGAGGTCGTGAGTCAGTTTGCCGGAAAGGCGCGCAGTCGTCGCGCCGGTTGAACGGCCAGAGGCTCATATGCTCACCGATCAGGACATACACCGTGGCGATCGGAACAGATCGCTTATTATGAGCACGGTTGCCTTCACCGTGTGCTTCGCGGCTTGGACGATCTTCTCCATCATCGGGATCCGCATCCGCCAGCAGCTCGGCCTCAGCGAGACGCAATTCGGCTTGCTCATCGGCACGCCGATCCTCACCGGCGCGCTGCTCCGCGTGCCTCTGGGGATCGCAACCGACCGTTACGGCGGACGCCTTGTCTTCGCCGCGACGATGCTAGCTGCAGCTGCCGCGACCTTCCTCTTGTCTTATGCCCATACTTATCCCGAGACGCTCGTCGCCGCGCTTGGCGTGGGCATCGCCGGCGGTTCCTTTGCCGTCGGTAGCTCATATGTGTCGCGTTGGTTTTCGGCGCCAGAGCGCGGCGCCGCGCTGGGCATTTTTGGCGCTGGCACGCTCGGTGCCGCCGTCACCAGTTTCCTCGCGCCCTTCGTGCTTGTCGCCTACGGATGGCAGATCGTGGCGCAGCTGTGGGCCGCGGCTCTCGTGGCGACGGCTGTCGTGTTCTGGTTTGCCGCCAAAGACGATACGGGTTTGGTCGCGCGCCGCCGCTCGGACGCCGCTCCGCAAAGCATCCAGCACGCGTTCGCGCCTTTGAAGAACGTTCAGCTCTGGCGGTTCGCGATCTATTACTTCTTTGTCTTCGGCGCCTTCGTGGCTCTGGCGCTTTGGCTGCCGCAATATCTCGTCAACGTCTATGGCCTCGACATCAGAGTGGCAGGCCTCATCGCCGCCTGTTTCGCGGTCCCGGCGAGCCTCTTTCGCGCCTATGGCGACCATCTGTCCGACGTCTACGGTGCGCGCAAAGTTCTCTATTGGACATTGCTGGTTGCGGTAGCGGCAACATTCATTCTGTCCTATCCGCCAACAGATTATCTCTTGCATGGAGTGCGCGGGGCGATCGCCTTCCATCTCGAAATGGGTGTCATCCCATTCACGATCGCCATCTTCGTGCTCGGCTTCTTCATGGCGCTCGGCACGGCCGCCGTCTATAAGCACATCCCCATCTATTATCCCGACAATGTCGGCGCGGTTGGCGGTCTTGTCGGCATGATCGGCGGACTTGGCGGTTTCGTGCTGCCGATTCTGTTTGGCCTTCTTGTCGATCTGACGGGGCTGTGGACGAGCTGCTTCATGGCGCTCTTCCTTCTTCTTGCAGGTGCTCTTGTCTGGATGCATCTGGCGATCCGCCAGATGGAGCGTGAAGCTGCACCGACGGAACTCGCCGAGCTTCCGCCCTTCCCCGAAATGCAGGGCATGCCGAAGCCGGAGACCGTTGCGCGTCCGAACGCCACGGTGCTTACCGACTGGCGTCCGGAAGATCCCGGCTTCTGGGCGACGCAAGGGCGCCGTATCGCACGGCGCAATCTTTGGATCTCGATTCCCGCCCTGCTCCTCTCCTTTGCGATCTGGCAAGTCTGGTCGGTGGTCGTCGCCAAACTGCCGCTGGTCGGCTTTCGCTTCACCACCGATCAGCTCTTCTGGCTCGCGGCCCTACCCGGCATCTCGGGCGCGACGCTGCGCATCTTCTATTCCTTCATGGTGCCAATCTTCGGCGGAAGGCTGTGGACGACGCTCACGACCTGGTCGCTCATCATTCCTGCACTCGGCATCGGCTATGCCGTGCAAGATCCGCACACGCCCTACATCGCGCTGCTCATATTGGCTCTGCTCTGCGGTTTCGGTGGAGGCAATTTCGCCTCTTCGATGGCGAATATCTCGTTCTTCTTCCCGAAGGCGGAGAAAGGCAACGCGCTCGCCTTGAATGCCGGGCTCGGCAATCTGGGTGTGAGCGTCGTTCAATTCGCCGTGCCGCTCGCAATCACCGCCGGAATATTCGGCTGGCTGGGCGGCAATCCAGCCATGGTGAAGGGCGCGACGGGTGAAGCGCCACTCTGGCTGCAAAATGCCGGCTTTTTCTTCGTGCCATTCATCGTGATCTCGGCTTTCGCCTCCTGGTTCGGCATGAACGACATCGCGTCGGCCAGAGCCTCATTCGTGGAACAGGCGACGATCTTCCAACGCAAACACACTTGGATCATGTGCTGGCTCTACACCGGCACCTTCGGTTCCTTCATTGGCTATTCCGCGGGATTTCCCCTGCTCGCCAAAATTTTGTTCCCGCATATCAACGCGCTTGAATTCGCCTTCCTGGGACCGCTCGTGGGTGCGCTTTCGCGCTCCGGCACCGGCTGGCTTGCCGACAAATATGGCGGTGCTCGCGTCACCTTTTGGGTCTTCATCTTGATGATTGCGGGCGTTTTCGGCGTGCTCTGGTTCATCGGTATGAAGGATCAGCCCGGAGCCTTCTGGGGCTTCTTCGCCGCCTTTCTCCTGCTGTTCTTTGCAACCGGCGTCGGCAATGCGTCTACCTTCCAAATGATCCCGGCGATCATGGCGGCGGAGATGGAGCGTCTGATGCCGTCGGCGGATGCGGAAGCGCGCCGGCGGAACACGGAAAAAGAGTCCGCGGCGATCACCGGCTTCACTTCGGCGATCGCGGCGTTCGGCGCCTTCTTCATCCCGAAAGCCTATGGCTCATCGATCGCGCTCACCGGCGGTCCGCAGGCTGCACTCTGGTCCTTTTTGATCTTCTACGTGAGCTGCCTCGCCATCACCTGGGCCGTCTATGCCCGCAAAGGCGGCATGCTGCATGACATCGAGCGCGCCAAGCGGCGTGCAGCCACTTCCCCGGCCACGGCCGCGTAATCAGGGACGCCTTTCATGTCGTATTTTCTCGACCGATTGATGTTCTTTCGTAAGACCGTCGATGATTTTTCCGATGGCCACGGCATCGTGACCAATGAAGATCGCTCCTGGGAAGATGGCTATCGCAAGCGCTGGCAGCACGACAAGATCGTGCGCTCCACCCATGGCGTGAATTGCACAGGCTCCTGCTCGTGGAAGATCTATGTCAAGGGCGGGATCGTTACATGGGAGACGCAGCAGACCGATTATCCACGCACGCGCCCCGATCTGCCGAACCACGAGCCGCGCGGCTGCGCCCGCGGCGCATCTTATAGTTGGTATCTCTATTCCGGCGCGCGGCTGAAATATCCATTGATCCGCGGGCGTCTCCTCAAGCTGTGGCGGCAGGCGCGCGCGACCTTGGCTCCGGTCGCCGCCTGGGCCTCGATCGTCGAGAATGCCGAGAGGCGCCAGTCCTATGTCTCGATCCGTGGTCACGGCGGATTCGTGCGCGCCACATGGGAGGAGATGAACGAACTCATCGCCGCTGCCAACGCCTATACGATCAAAGCGCATGGTCCGGACCGGATCGTCGGCTTCTCGCCGATCCCGGCCATGTCCATGGTCTCCTATGCATCGGGTTCGCGCTATCTCTCGTTGCTCGGCGGTGTGTCCCTCTCTTTCTACGACTGGTATTGCGATCTGCCGCCGGCCTCGCCACAGACATGGGGCGAGCAGACGGACGTTCCGGAGAGTGCTGATTGGTACAATGCCGGCTTCATTATCGTGTGGGGCTCGAATGTGCCGCAAACCCGCACGCCGGACGCGCATTTCTACACCGAGGTTCGCTACAAGGGCACGAAGAGCGCCGTCGTCAGCCCGGATTATGCCGAGGCGACCAAATTTGCCGACATCTGGCTCAACCCGAAGCAAGGCACCGACGCGGCCCTCGCTCTCGCCATGGGCCATGTCATTCTGCGTGAATATCATCTCGACCGGCAGGTCGCCTATTTCGACGATTATCTGCGCCGCTACACGGACATGCCGTTTCTCGTGCGCATGGTCGCGCGCGACGGAAAGCTAGTGGCGGAGCGGTTGCTGCGCGCCTCCGATCTCGAAGGTGGCTTGGGCGAGACCAATAATCCGGAGTGGAAGACGGTCGCCATCGATGAGAGCACAAACGCGCCCGCCGCGCCCTTGGGGTCGATCGGCTATCGCTGGGGCGAGGCCGGCAAGTGGAACCTCGAAGAGAAGGATGGGCAAGGCCGCAACATCCGCTTGAAACTGACGCTGGCAGGCGCGGATGCGGAAATTGCCGCTGTCGATTTTCCATATTTCGGCGGTCGCGCCACCGAACATTTCGTGGCAACGGAACATGGCGAGATCCTGACCCGCCATATTCCCGTCCGCACGCTCATGACCGCAGCTGGCGAGCCCGTGAAGGTCGCCACCGTCTACGATCTGATGATGGCCAATTACGGCCTCGACCGTGGCTTCGGCGGCGACAATGTCGCCACGAGCTATGACGAGGACGTACCTTTCACGCCAGCCTGGGCGGAACGCATCACTGGCGTCAAGCGCGATGCGATTGTCACTGTCGCTCGCGAGTTCGCGGCCAATGCCGAAAAGACCAATGGCCGCTCGATGGTGATCCTCGGCGCCGGAGTCAATCATTGGTATCACATGGATATGACTTATCGGGGGATTATCAATCTCCTGGTGTTCTGTGGCGCGATCGGCCAGTCGGGCGGCGGCTGGTCGCATTATGTCGGGCAGGAGAAGCTCAGGCCGCAGACCGGCTGGCTGCCGCTCGCCTTCGGGCTGGACTGGGCACGCCCGCCACGGCAGACGAACGGGACGTCGTTCTTCTACGCGCATAGCGACCAGTGGCGCTATGAGACCTTGACGGCGGCCGAGATCCTCTCGCCGACGGCGCCGGAGGGCGATTGGAACCAGAGCTTCATCGATTACAATGTCCGCGCCGAACGCATGGGCTGGCTCCCGTCCGCGCCGCAACTCAAACAAAATTCTCTGACGATTGCGAAAAAGGCCAAAGCTGCCGGTCTCGAAGCGAAAGACTACGTGGCGCAGGCCCTCAAATCGGGAGAACTGGAGCTTGCCTGTCATGATCCCGATGATCCAGCGAACTGGCCGCGCAACATGTTCGTCTGGCGTTCGAACATTCTCGGCTCCTCCGGCAAGGGCCATGAATATTTTTTGAAACATTTGCTTGGCACCAAGCATGGCGTCATGGGCAAGGATCTCGGCGTCGAAGGCGCCGTGCGCAATCGCGAAGTCGCCTGGCACGAGAAGGCGCCGGAAGGTAAGCTTGATCTCCTAGTGACGCTCGACTTCCGCATGTCGACGACCTGCATCTATTCCGACATCGTTCTGCCGACCGCCACCTGGTACGAGAAGAACGACCTCAACACGTCCGACATGCATCCCTTCATCCATCCGTTGTCGGCGGCGGTCGATCCGGCTTGGGAGTCGCGCTCCGATTGGGACATATATAAGGGCCTCGCCAAGTCCTTCTCCGAGATCGCACCGGAAGTGCTGGGCGTCGAGGAAGACGTGGTCTTGACGCCCATTCAGCATGATAGCCCGGCAGAGATCGCTCAGGCGCTCGACGTAAAAGATTGGCGGCGCGGCGAGACAGAGCCTATCCCCGGCAAGACCATGCCTGCGGTCGCCGTCGTCACGCGCGACTATCCCAATCTCTATGCGCAATTCACGGCGCTCGGCCCGCTGATGAGCGTGATCGGCAATGGCGGCAAAGGTATCGGCTGGAAGACGGAGCACGAGGTCGAAGCGCTGGGCGCGCTCAACGGCGTGCGTGCCGATGGCATAGCCAAAGGGCTCCCGAAGATCGAAACCGACATCGATGCGACGGAAGTGATCCTCATGCTCGCGCCGGAGACCAATGGCGAAGTCGCGGTGAAGGCATGGGAAGCCTTGTCGAAAATCACCGGCCGCGAGCACGCGCATCTCGCTCTGCCGAAAGAGGATGAAAAGATCCGCTTTCGTGACATTCAGGCGCAGCCGCGCAAGATCATCTCGTCGCCGACCTGGTCCGGCATCGAGAGCGAGAAGGTCTGCTACAATGCCGGCTGGACCAATGTCCATGAGCTGATCCCCTGGCGTACGCTCACCGGCCGCCAACAGCTCTATCAGGACCATCTGTGGATGCGGGCTTTCGGCGAAGGTCTCGTCACCTGGAAGCCGCCGGTCGATCTCAAGACGGTTCCAGCGATCAAGGACATGCGTCCCAACGGACATAAGGAGATCGTCCTCAATTTCATCACGCCGCATCAGAAATGGGGCATCCACTCCACCTATACCGACAATCTTTTGATGCTGACCCTCAATCGCGGTGGCCCGGTGGTGTGGATCTCGGAGACCGATGCGAAAGTCGCCGGGCTCGTCGACAATGATTGGGTGGAGGTGTTCAACATCAATGGCGCCTTGACGGCTCGTGCGGTCGTCTCGCAGCGCATCAAGCCTGGCATGATGCTGATGTATCACGCCCAGGAGAAGATCGTGAACACGCCGGGCTCCGAACTCACCGGCAATCGCGGCGGCATCCATAACTCGGTGACGCGAACGGTCTTGAAGCCGACCCATATGATCGGCGGCTATGCCCAGCAATCCTATGGCTTCAACTATTATGGGACCGTCGGCTCGAACCGCGACGAATTCATCATTGTCCGCAAAATGGCAAAGGTCGATTGGCTCGAAGAAGAGTTGACGGAAGAAACCTCGAAGGAGGCCGCAGAATGAAGATCCGTGCCCAGATAGCCATGGTGCTGAATCTCGACAAATGCATCGGCTGCCACACCTGCTCCGTCACCTGCAAGAATGTCTGGACCAATCGCGAAGGAGTCGAATACGCCTGGTTCAACAATGTGGAGACGAAGCCTGGTGTCGGCTATCCGCGGGAATGGGAAAACCAGCGCAAATGGAACGGCGGCTGGCAGCGCAAGTCGAGTGGCCGCATCGAGCCGAAGATCGGCGCGAAGTGGCGTATCCTCGCAAATATTTTCGCGAATCCGGATCTTCCCGAAATCGACGATTATTACGAGCCATTCACCTTCGATTACCAACATTTGCAGACCGCGAAGGAATCCAAGGCGTTTCCGACGGCGCGCCCGCGTTCGGTCATCAGCGGCGAACGCATCGAGAAAATCGAGTGGGGCCCCAATTGGGAAGAAATTCTCGGCGGCGAATTCGAGAAGCGCTCAAAGGATGTGAACTTCGAGGGCATCGAGAAGGCAATCTACGGCCAGTTTGAAAATACCTTCATGATGTATCTGCCGCGACTTTGCGAGCATTGCCTCAATCCCGCCTGCGTCGCCGTCTGTCCTTCGGGCGCGATTTATAAGCGCGAGGAAGACGGCATTGTCCTCATCGATCAGGACAAGTGCCGCGGTTGGCGCATGTGCGTCTCAGGCTGTCCCTACAAGAAGGTCTATTACAACTGGTCGTCTGGAAAATCCGAGAAATGCATCTTCTGCTATCCGCGTATCGAGGCGGGTCAGCCGACCGTATGTTCGGAAACATGCGTCGGCCGCATCCGCTATCTCGGCGTCGTCCTCTATGATGCCGACGGCATCGAAGCCGCGGCGCGTGCGCCGAACGACAAGGATCTCTATCAGGCACAGATCGATCTCTTTCTCGACCCGAAAAATCCGGCGGTGATCGCGCAAGCGCGCGCTGACGGTGTCCCGGAAGCTTGGCTCGACGCCGCGAAACATTCACCGATCTGGAAGATGGCGATGGAATGGAAGATCGCCTTTCCGCTGCATCCCGAATACCGCACCTTGCCCATGGTCTGGTATGTGCCGCCGCTGTCGCCGATTCAATCGGCTGCGGCTGCCGGCAAGATTGGCGTCGACGGCGAGATGCCGGATGTGCGCTCACTTCGCATTCCCCTCAAATATCTCGCTAATCTGCTTACCGCCGGCAATGAGGAACCTGTGGCCATGGCACTCGAGCGCATGCTCGCCATGCGCGCCTATATGCGGGCCAAGACGGTGGATGGGCGGATCGACGAACGCATCGCGGCCAAAGTCGGGCTCACCGGCGCCGCCATCGACGAGATGTATCAGGTGATGGCGATCGCCAATTACGAGGATCGGTTCGTCATTCCCACCGCGCATCGCGAATGGAGCGAAGACACCTACGATCTGCGCGGCTCCTGCGGATTCTCCTTCGGGAATGGCTGCTCGGGAGGATTTTCCGAGGCCAATCTCTTCGCGACCAAGCACACTAAGAAGGCGACCAACCCGATGGAGATCGTGTGATGGCGAGCGTGTGTGTCTCTTTGACCTTCAAGGCTCTCTCGGCACTGCTGATCTATCCGACGGAAGAACTCGTCGCCGCCGTTCCGGAGATCGCGGCGGCGATCGCATCGGACCGCGTGATCGGTACGCCGGCGCGCCGAGCCCTCGACACGCTGCTCGTCGAGCTTGGGACGCACGATCTCTATGAGCTGCAGGAGCGCTATGTCGAATTGTTCGACAAGACGCGGAAATTGTCGCTGCATCTCTTCGAACATGTGCATGGCGAAAGCCGCGATCGCGGCCAGGCCATGGTCGATCTCGCCATGCTCTACGAAAAAGGCGGCTTGCTGCCGACGCATAATGAGCTGCCGGACTATCTGCCGCTTTTTCTCGAATATCTGGCGATGCGGCCGCTCGACGAGGCGCGAGCCTTACTCGCGGACACGAGCCATATCCTCACCGCTCTCGAGGAACGACTCTGCAAGCGGGATGCTCCTTATGCGGCGATCTTCACGACCTTGTTGTCGATCGCCGGCGTGCGCCGCGTCGTTGCGGAGACGGTGGCGCCGGAAAAGGAGGTCGACGATTTTGCCGCGCTCGATGCCGCCTGGGAGGAGACCGCCGTAGCCTTCGGGCCTGGCGACAGCATGGATGGCTGTTCGGTCGAGCGCCTGCACACGCAACTGCGTGCGGCGAAGCGGTCAGCGCGCACGGCAAATACTTGACGGAGACGAACCATGTCCACAGCCATAAACTCCGCGCTCTTCGGCTGGTATCCTTATTTTTGCCTGACGGTCTTCTTGCTCGGTAGTTTGCTGCGTTTCGACCGGGAGCAATACACATGGAAGAGCGGTTCTTCGCAACTTCTTCGGCGACGGCAACTGCGCTGGGGATCGAACCTCTTCCATATCGGCATATTGGTGATCCTCGCCGGCCACACGGTCGGTCTGCTGACGCCGATTGCCGTATTCGATGCTCTCGGCATCAGCCATAGCTTCAAACAGGGGCTCGCGATCACCGTCGGCGGCATAGCCGGCGTCGCCTGTTTTATCGGCATTACGCTGCTCGCCCATCGCCGGCTCTTCGATGCGCGTATCCGCGCGACTTCGAGCTTCAGCGATATTGCCATCCTCATGATGCTCTGGGCGCAGCTCAGCCTCGGCCTTTCCACGATCCTCGTCTCACTGCATCACATGGATGGCCATGAGATGGTGAAATTCATGAACTGGACACAGGGTATTTTGACTTTGCAGCCGGCCGCGGCAGCCTATGTTGCCGATGTCAGTCCGGTCTTCAAAGCTCATTTGTTTTTAGGCATGACGATCTTCCTGGTCTTTCCCTTCACCCGGCTGGTCCATATTTGGAGCGCGCCGATCTGGTACCTCGGACGTCCGGGCTATCAAGTGGTGCGCACCCGCTTCGCCGCACGCTCAACGGCGCAAACGACTTCTTCGCTTCCTGCATCGACGGTCGCTGCGCAGCCCATCGCCGCGCGCCCAACCCGCCAAGCCGCGGAGTAAAATCATGACCCTGGTCGATAATACATTCGCCGATCCGTCGCTCGTGGCCCAGGCGACGCAGGAACGCGCTTCGCCGGAAGCGCGTGCGCCTGAGCGCGGCGCTATGCCTCCAGTCAGCGTGAATGGCGTGACGATCTCTCGCCGTGCGATCGCGGCCGAAGTACAAAACTTCCCCGCCCGAAGTCCGGCGGCAAGCTGGCACGCCGCGACCCGCGGTCTCGTCATTCGTGAATTGTTGCTCCAGGAAGCGCGGCGGCTCGCGATCCCGATTGCCCAGAGACGAGACGAAGATGGCCGCAAGGAGACCGTGGAGGATGCGCTCTTGCGGGCTCTCATCCAACATGAAATACCGATCCCGGAAGCCGACGAGGCGACGTTGCGGCGCTTCTACGACAACAATCCCCGGCGCTTCGAGACTCCGCCACTCTACGAAGTGGGACATATCCTGGTCGCCGCGCGTCGCGATGATGCGGTAGCCTTCGCTGCTGCGCGGGAGAAAGCCATGTCGCTTGCAGCGGATGTCGCGCGCGCATCCGAAAGATTCGCGGCGCTCGCCCGTGCCTTTTCCGATTGTCCGTCAGCTGCGCTCGGCGGCAGCCTCGGCCAGATCGGTCCTGGCGATACGACGCCGGAGTTCGAGGATGCTCTTATGGAACTCGCACCGGGCGAAATTTCAGCGCCCGTGGAGACACGCTACGGGGTTCATCTGATTCACCTCGAACGGAAGATCGAGGGTCGGCAATTGCCCTTCGAGGCCGTCAAGGAGCGCATCGCCGCCTATCTCGACGCGCATGTCCGTCGGCAGGCGACGGCACAATATATTTCGCTGCTCATCGGACAGGCGGATATTTGCGGGATCGCTCTCGATGGCGCGGATTCGCCGCTGACTCAATGAGGACGACGCGATGCTCGGAAGACTGATCGAATCCCTCGACGACCCCCAGGTGGCCCTGAGCCTCATTGCAGCGCTCGACGATTCGGCGCTTTCGGAGCGTCTCGCGGTCGCTGCGGGGGCCGCGAGACGGCCGCAGTCGGATATCGTCGCGGCGGCTGTGCGCCGCTTCATTGATTCCGCGTCCGACGACCATTGGCTGCAACTCATTGGCATCATGAACCGCGCCGAAGATCCTGGCCTCGCGGCGATGCGCGCCATTCTCGCCAAGACGCTGCCTGAACTCGTCCCTTGAGCTTCAGCCGCCATCTTCAATCTATCCCAGAAGGAACTTACGATGGATGATGTGATGATTGCCCGCGCGTTGCATGTTCTTGGCGTCATTCACTGGATCGGTGGTGTGGCCTTCGTCACGCTCATCGTGCTGCCGCTCGCCGCGTCGCGCGCCACTGCGCAAGAAGCTCTCGCGCTGTTCGAATCGGTCGAGCGACGGTTTTCGGCGCAGGTCCGCATCTCCATTCCGCTGGTCGGCGCAACCGGGCTCTGGATGGCATACAGACTGGATCTGTGGGCCCGCTTTGTCGATCCGCATTTCTGGTGGATGGGAGCCATGCTCGGCCTATGGCTCGTGTTCGTGCTCATCGTTTTCGTACTGGAGCCAGTGTTGCACGCGCGCTTCGAGCAGACAGCGCGGCGCGATCCAGCTTCTGCCCTTCATAAGATGATCGTCATGCATACAATCCTGCTCGCGCTCGCGACGGTGACGGCGTTTGGCGCCGTCGCCGGGGCGCATGGGCTCGCCTTTTTCTAATGTCTGATACGAAACTTCGCCGCTGGAGCTGAATCGCTTTGAAGCCACAGGCAATCATGGTTCGCTGTGATGGCCAGCCAAGACATCCCGCCGCACACGTTTGAGCTTGTTGCATAGAAGGATATTCCGCAATGATAAGCCAACCAGATGACGACGATCCCGTCGCAGACGTTACCTCGCCCGCTTGCTCTATGCATGATGCTGACGATGCCTATATGGGCTATGTCGGCAAGGATGAGCTAATCGCCTTTCTGAATGAGCTGCTTGAAGCGGAGTCCGCCGGTGCGCGGGTTACACTCATGAGCGCGCGCGATGCCGGCGCCGGGCCAATCGCGGAGCTGATGTTGACCATTCACCGGGATGAAACGCATTGGTGCGCCATGCTCATCCGCCAAATAAAAATGCGTGGCGAGACGCCTTCGACGAAAATCGGCGCCTTCTATGAAAAAGTGATGGCAATCGCCGATCTCGGCGAGCGCATTTCTTTCCTCAATCGCGGCCAAGGTTGGGTGGTTCGAAAATTACGTGACATGCTACCGCGCGTGCGTGACGAAGCGTTGCGTAGCGATCTCACGGAGATGTTGCGATCGCACGAAACGAATATTGCTCTCGCCAATGGCGTCGGTGAAGCGGGCTGAGTTCCAGCTCGCGCAAGGCCAAGTCGACGATCTCAGTCCGGGGGGGTCTGAAATATGGCTCCAGATGCGATCTGGTCTGGATCGCCGGGAACATCGAAGCCAGTGTTTTCGTTGACGCTCCAAAGCGGAGGAAATTTTACAAAGGAGCCAGGTCCAATGACGGAGCCCAAAAGCAAATGGTCCGGCGAGGTCACCAAACACAGCAACGCGCTTGATCTGAAGCCGGACATTTTCAAGGCCGATGACCCAAAGACGATCGCGCGGTCGCTGAAACATTCCGCCGAGATCAGCAAGCGGCGAAAGGCCGATCCCTATCGCTCGGCGATGTCGATGCTGACCTTCTACATCAATCGAGCCGGAAAGAATCTCTCAAAGCTGCGGCGGCGCAAGCTCGAGGCGGCAAAGAACGAGTTGAGAACCGCGTTCGGGCGCGATCAAAAGTGAACGCTCCGAGATCAAACGCATTCCGGCCTAATGCGATCTTATTACTTTCAATCCGCGATTCGTCTTGAAGCGCTGAATCGCATAGCCGCGGCCATAGACCATTCTGATCAGGACATCCACGCGCGCACGCG from Methylovirgula sp. HY1 harbors:
- a CDS encoding DUF6306 domain-containing protein — encoded protein: MHDADDAYMGYVGKDELIAFLNELLEAESAGARVTLMSARDAGAGPIAELMLTIHRDETHWCAMLIRQIKMRGETPSTKIGAFYEKVMAIADLGERISFLNRGQGWVVRKLRDMLPRVRDEALRSDLTEMLRSHETNIALANGVGEAG
- the narI gene encoding respiratory nitrate reductase subunit gamma, with the protein product MSTAINSALFGWYPYFCLTVFLLGSLLRFDREQYTWKSGSSQLLRRRQLRWGSNLFHIGILVILAGHTVGLLTPIAVFDALGISHSFKQGLAITVGGIAGVACFIGITLLAHRRLFDARIRATSSFSDIAILMMLWAQLSLGLSTILVSLHHMDGHEMVKFMNWTQGILTLQPAAAAYVADVSPVFKAHLFLGMTIFLVFPFTRLVHIWSAPIWYLGRPGYQVVRTRFAARSTAQTTSSLPASTVAAQPIAARPTRQAAE
- a CDS encoding peptidylprolyl isomerase; amino-acid sequence: MMTLVDNTFADPSLVAQATQERASPEARAPERGAMPPVSVNGVTISRRAIAAEVQNFPARSPAASWHAATRGLVIRELLLQEARRLAIPIAQRRDEDGRKETVEDALLRALIQHEIPIPEADEATLRRFYDNNPRRFETPPLYEVGHILVAARRDDAVAFAAAREKAMSLAADVARASERFAALARAFSDCPSAALGGSLGQIGPGDTTPEFEDALMELAPGEISAPVETRYGVHLIHLERKIEGRQLPFEAVKERIAAYLDAHVRRQATAQYISLLIGQADICGIALDGADSPLTQ
- a CDS encoding DUF3175 domain-containing protein produces the protein MTEPKSKWSGEVTKHSNALDLKPDIFKADDPKTIARSLKHSAEISKRRKADPYRSAMSMLTFYINRAGKNLSKLRRRKLEAAKNELRTAFGRDQK